Proteins co-encoded in one Gossypium arboreum isolate Shixiya-1 chromosome 11, ASM2569848v2, whole genome shotgun sequence genomic window:
- the LOC108478049 gene encoding protein MAIN-LIKE 2-like yields the protein MGRVDGLGYSPDERLMPYLELVGFTSTALIQTFDLRYELISALVERWRQETHTFHLSCGEYTVTLEDVALQLRLPIDGSAITGVSMIAQSTALCYSLLGVSPNNAESKFTSLRFSWLKANFENLSINATEQENVHSYSLGFAVLAILYRELCWTTKPNAIDIGGCFILL from the exons ATGGGTCGGGTGGATGGTTTAGGATATTCCCCGGATGAACGACTGATGCCATACTTAGAGTTAGTTGGATTCACGTCAACAGCATTGATCCAAACGTTTGATTTACGGTATGAGTTAATATCCGCATTGGTCGAGCGTTGGCGCCAGGAGACCCACACTTTTCATTTGTCGTGTGGGGAGTACACTGTTACTTTGGAGGATGTTGCATTACAACTTAGGCTCCCAATCGACGGGAGTGCCATAACTGGCGTAAGTATGATAGCTCAGTCGACTGCCCTTTGTTATAGCCTACTAGGAGTCTCACCCAATAATGCTGAGTCCAAATTTACGAGTTTGAGATTTTCATGGCTGAAAgccaattttgaaaatttatcaattaATGCCACTGAGCAGGAG AATGTTCACTCGTATAGTTTGGGTTTCGCAGTTCTGGCTATATTGTATCGTGAGCTTTGTTGGACGACAAAGCCTAATGCCATAGACATAGGCGGATGCTTTATATTGCTGTAG
- the LOC108465987 gene encoding protein IRX15-LIKE, whose protein sequence is MKNSNSNTKLILLHPYIQKQGSSSRLWLLAFISFFTIAFLLTLIYTRESVSGRTTAAVRTTVRGPGSSVSAFGGGGGSLLPTTVINTLLHYASRSNDSFHMTYAELKPISDVLRKCSSPCNFLVFGLTQETLLWKALNHNGRTVFIDENRYYAAYFEELHPEIDAYDVQYTTKASETRELIASAKAQIRNECRPVQNLLFSDCKLGINDLPNHVYEVDWDLILIDGPRGEGDEGPGRMQPIFTSGVLARSKKGGNPKTHIFVHDYYRDVEKMSGDEFLCKENLVELNEVLAHFVVERMEENSYQYCRNKNINTSRKASSSS, encoded by the coding sequence atgaagaacAGTAACAGTAATACCAAGCTAATCCTCCTCCATCCTTATATCCAAAAACAAGGCAGCTCTAGCAGATTATGGCTCCTTGCCTTCATTTCCTTTTTCACTATTGCCTTCCTTTTAACTCTCATATACACCCGAGAGTCTGTTTCCGGTAGAACTACAGCAGCCGTAAGGACAACCGTGAGAGGCCCCGGCTCATCTGTGTCCGCctttggtggtggtggtggttcaCTATTGCCCACCACCGTCATCAACACCCTTCTCCATTATGCTTCGAGATCCAACGACAGTTTCCACATGACATATGCGGAGCTGAAGCCGATCTCTGATGTCCTACGTAAATGTTCCTCCCCATGCAACTTCCTCGTTTTCGGTCTAACACAAGAAACCCTCCTGTGGAAAGCACTGAACCACAATGGCCGCACCGTTTTCATCGACGAAAACCGGTACTACGCGGCCTATTTCGAAGAGTTGCATCCGGAAATCGACGCTTACGACGTCCAATACACGACCAAAGCAAGCGAAACGAGAGAGCTCATAGCATCTGCTAAAGCACAGATCCGGAACGAATGCAGGCCGGTCCAAAACCTGCTGTTCTCAGATTGTAAGCTGGGAATCAATGATTTACCGAACCATGTTTACGAAGTGGATTGGGACTTGATATTGATCGATGGGCCAAGAGGCGAAGGAGACGAAGGCCCTGGAAGGATGCAACCGATCTTCACGTCGGGGGTGCTTGCAAGAAGCAAGAAAGGGGGCAATCCCAAGACGCATATATTTGTTCATGATTATTATAGAGATGTGGAGAAGATGTCTGGGGACGAGTTTTTGTGCAAGGAAAACTTGGTGGAATTGAACGAAGTGCTAGCACATTTCGTGGTGGAAAGAATGGAAGAGAATAGCTACCAATACTGTCGCAACAAGAACATCAATACATCAAGGAAAGCTTCATCTTCATCTTAG